The following proteins are encoded in a genomic region of Ostrea edulis chromosome 7, xbOstEdul1.1, whole genome shotgun sequence:
- the LOC125655730 gene encoding N-alpha-acetyltransferase 11-like isoform X2: MNIRCAKPEDLMNMQHCNLLCLPENYQMKYYFYHGLSWPQLSYVAEDEEGHIVGYVLAKMEEDPEDSVPHGHITSLAVKRSHRRLGLAQKLMDQASRGMIECFDAQYVSLHVRKSNRAALHLYKNTLKFSVSEIEPKYYADGEDAYAMRRNLGEFREKYGLKAQAEAGPSS, from the exons ATGAATATCAGATGCGCAAAA CCAGAAGACCTAATGAATATGCAGCATTGTAACCTGTTGTGCCTGCCTGAAAACTACCAGATGAAGTATTATTTCTACCATGGTCTCTCTTGGCCCCAG CTCTCGTATGTTGCGGAAGATGAAGAAGGTCATATAGTAGGATATGTATTAGCGAAAAT GGAGGAAGATCCCGAGGATTCTGTTCCCCACGGACATATCACATCATTG GCGGTGAAGCGATCTCACCGGCGACTCGGGCTGGCTCAGAAGTTGATGGATCAAGCCTCGAGGGGAATGATAGAATGCTTCGATGCCCAGTATGTCTCGCTTCATGTCCGGAAGAGTAACCGCGCTGCCCTACATCTCTACAAAAACACGCTCAAATTCTC AGTGAGTGAAATAGAACCAAAGTATTATGCAGATGGAGAAGATGCATATGCAATGAGGAGAAATCTAGGCGAATTTCGAGAAAAG TATGGATTAAAAGCACAGGCAGAAGCAGGACCATCGTCATGA
- the LOC125655730 gene encoding N-alpha-acetyltransferase 11-like isoform X1 — protein MNIRCAKPEDLMNMQHCNLLCLPENYQMKYYFYHGLSWPQLSYVAEDEEGHIVGYVLAKMEEDPEDSVPHGHITSLAVKRSHRRLGLAQKLMDQASRGMIECFDAQYVSLHVRKSNRAALHLYKNTLKFSVSEIEPKYYADGEDAYAMRRNLGEFREKVGYCSSFILFNANQI, from the exons ATGAATATCAGATGCGCAAAA CCAGAAGACCTAATGAATATGCAGCATTGTAACCTGTTGTGCCTGCCTGAAAACTACCAGATGAAGTATTATTTCTACCATGGTCTCTCTTGGCCCCAG CTCTCGTATGTTGCGGAAGATGAAGAAGGTCATATAGTAGGATATGTATTAGCGAAAAT GGAGGAAGATCCCGAGGATTCTGTTCCCCACGGACATATCACATCATTG GCGGTGAAGCGATCTCACCGGCGACTCGGGCTGGCTCAGAAGTTGATGGATCAAGCCTCGAGGGGAATGATAGAATGCTTCGATGCCCAGTATGTCTCGCTTCATGTCCGGAAGAGTAACCGCGCTGCCCTACATCTCTACAAAAACACGCTCAAATTCTC AGTGAGTGAAATAGAACCAAAGTATTATGCAGATGGAGAAGATGCATATGCAATGAGGAGAAATCTAGGCGAATTTCGAGAAAAGGTCGGCTATTGTTCCTCCTTTATTCTTTTCAATGCCAACCAAATATGA
- the LOC125655730 gene encoding N-alpha-acetyltransferase 11-like isoform X3 yields the protein MNIRCAKPEDLMNMQHCNLLCLPENYQMKYYFYHGLSWPQLSYVAEDEEGHIVGYVLAKMEEDPEDSVPHGHITSLAVKRSHRRLGLAQKLMDQASRGMIECFDAQYVSLHVRKSNRAALHLYKNTLKFSVSEIEPKYYADGEDAYAMRRNLGEFREKDHKPTNSG from the exons ATGAATATCAGATGCGCAAAA CCAGAAGACCTAATGAATATGCAGCATTGTAACCTGTTGTGCCTGCCTGAAAACTACCAGATGAAGTATTATTTCTACCATGGTCTCTCTTGGCCCCAG CTCTCGTATGTTGCGGAAGATGAAGAAGGTCATATAGTAGGATATGTATTAGCGAAAAT GGAGGAAGATCCCGAGGATTCTGTTCCCCACGGACATATCACATCATTG GCGGTGAAGCGATCTCACCGGCGACTCGGGCTGGCTCAGAAGTTGATGGATCAAGCCTCGAGGGGAATGATAGAATGCTTCGATGCCCAGTATGTCTCGCTTCATGTCCGGAAGAGTAACCGCGCTGCCCTACATCTCTACAAAAACACGCTCAAATTCTC AGTGAGTGAAATAGAACCAAAGTATTATGCAGATGGAGAAGATGCATATGCAATGAGGAGAAATCTAGGCGAATTTCGAGAAAAG GATCATAAACCTACAAATAGCGGATGA